In one Chloroflexota bacterium genomic region, the following are encoded:
- a CDS encoding alpha/beta hydrolase, with product MILRSVDVPLSDGGGWIQRYQRFPSAHVEPRTVDVWLPPDCVSGDEGHPVLYMHDGHNLFDPALSTTGQDWGVDEAVSRLLRSRQIPKGAIVVGVWHGANRWREYMPAKPLARPDARAVRDEFIREHGRAPISDDYLLFLTTELKPFIDSAYPTLPDRRHTFVAGSSMGGLVSLYALAEYPEVFGGAACLSTHWPAGGMVLVDYFGAALPRAGSHRIYFDHGTEGLDAEYEPYQQAMDKSMRALGYTGGVDWVTRKFVGADHNEAAWRARLDMPLRFLLGR from the coding sequence ATGATTTTGCGCTCAGTAGATGTGCCGCTATCGGATGGGGGCGGATGGATTCAGCGGTACCAGCGGTTCCCATCGGCTCACGTGGAACCGCGCACTGTGGATGTCTGGCTTCCGCCTGACTGTGTGAGCGGGGACGAGGGCCATCCGGTGCTGTACATGCACGATGGGCACAACCTCTTTGATCCTGCTCTGTCCACTACCGGCCAGGACTGGGGTGTGGACGAAGCGGTTTCGCGGCTTCTCCGAAGTCGGCAGATTCCCAAAGGGGCCATCGTCGTGGGCGTCTGGCATGGGGCCAACCGGTGGCGCGAGTACATGCCCGCGAAGCCCTTGGCGCGGCCCGATGCCCGAGCGGTGCGCGACGAGTTCATCCGCGAGCATGGGAGAGCGCCGATTTCCGATGACTACCTGCTTTTCCTGACAACTGAACTCAAGCCGTTCATAGACTCGGCGTACCCCACGTTGCCGGATAGGCGGCACACCTTTGTCGCGGGATCCAGCATGGGCGGCCTCGTTTCGCTCTATGCGCTGGCCGAGTACCCCGAGGTGTTCGGCGGGGCCGCGTGCCTGTCCACGCACTGGCCGGCTGGAGGGATGGTTCTGGTGGACTATTTCGGGGCCGCGCTTCCCAGGGCCGGTTCCCACAGAATCTACTTTGACCATGGCACCGAGGGCTTGGATGCGGAGTACGAGCCATACCAGCAAGCGATGGACAAGAGCATGCGGGCGCTGGGGTACACGGGCGGCGTGGACTGGGTTACGCGCAAGTTCGTCGGGGCAGACCATAACGAAGCGGCCTGGCGGGCGCGTCTTGACATGCCCCTGCGGTTCCTCCTAGGACGGTGA